In the Gymnodinialimonas sp. 202GB13-11 genome, one interval contains:
- a CDS encoding GNAT family N-acetyltransferase has product MNDGFSFRTLRLTGRAPDPLALGLYKRLFRESGEGDLERDMQDWGRHQIAPWTLSHAGNDVGVGGFRLGFGDDGLEVLFHFLPDMWGQGLASEFLLAAMDHARGTLKEHRFFGRVSGGSDSSKRVMEKAGFRAEAQNADGQLLMRLG; this is encoded by the coding sequence ATGAATGATGGCTTTTCCTTCCGCACGCTGCGCCTGACGGGGCGCGCGCCAGACCCGCTGGCGCTGGGTCTATATAAGCGGCTCTTCCGTGAAAGCGGTGAGGGGGATCTGGAGCGTGACATGCAGGATTGGGGGCGGCACCAGATTGCACCCTGGACGCTGTCCCATGCGGGAAACGACGTTGGTGTGGGCGGGTTTCGGCTTGGGTTCGGTGATGATGGGCTGGAGGTATTGTTTCACTTCCTTCCCGACATGTGGGGCCAGGGATTGGCCAGCGAGTTCCTTTTGGCGGCCATGGACCATGCGCGCGGCACTTTGAAAGAGCATCGTTTCTTTGGACGGGTATCGGGGGGATCCGATTCATCGAAGCGCGTGATGGAGAAGGCCGGGTTCCGTGCGGAGGCACAGAATGCGGACGGGCAGTTGCTTATGCGCTTGGGCTGA
- a CDS encoding PaaI family thioesterase: MEIFDFAKQIFDAQPFTQLLGADLLEASPDGVVVALDLAPHHLQQHGIVHGGVLSTMADIALAFAGGLAMGSDAVTSEFKINYIRPAKGNGLIAKAQAIGVTKRQALVRSEIFCGETLCCAAQGTILKV; encoded by the coding sequence ATGGAAATCTTCGACTTCGCCAAACAGATCTTCGACGCACAGCCCTTCACCCAGCTTTTGGGCGCAGACCTTCTGGAAGCGTCCCCGGACGGCGTCGTCGTCGCCCTCGATCTCGCCCCGCACCACCTGCAACAACACGGCATCGTCCACGGCGGTGTGCTCAGCACGATGGCCGACATAGCGCTCGCCTTTGCAGGCGGCCTCGCCATGGGCTCAGACGCGGTGACCTCAGAGTTCAAGATCAACTATATCCGTCCCGCAAAAGGCAACGGCCTGATTGCCAAGGCGCAGGCAATCGGCGTCACAAAACGACAAGCGTTGGTCCGCAGCGAGATATTCTGTGGCGAAACCCTGTGCTGCGCGGCGCAGGGCACGATCCTCAAAGTGTGA
- a CDS encoding cell wall hydrolase: protein MMHRTLAAFGAGLLGLCVTTGAVAQNVTELEVTLSTSATASGLSGVLDQLMGVENASLSGVAATRLRTLASPFSGGAADDPRIMDASALMALPTPRGGEGWRCLTEALYFEARGEPVEGQYAVAEVILNRVDHANFPDSICGVINQGTGRQFACQFTYTCDGRPENIGDDNAWHRLGHIARIMIDGAPRDLTSGATHYHADFVNPQWASLYPMTADIGIHHFYRQQY, encoded by the coding sequence ATGATGCATCGGACTTTGGCCGCGTTTGGCGCGGGCCTACTCGGTTTGTGTGTGACCACTGGGGCAGTGGCGCAGAATGTAACGGAACTGGAAGTGACGCTTAGCACCTCGGCCACGGCCTCTGGCCTGTCTGGTGTGCTAGATCAGCTTATGGGCGTGGAAAATGCCTCGCTGTCCGGCGTGGCCGCCACGCGCCTGCGCACTTTAGCCTCGCCATTTTCCGGCGGTGCTGCGGATGATCCCCGCATCATGGATGCCTCCGCGCTTATGGCGTTGCCCACCCCGCGCGGCGGCGAAGGCTGGCGCTGTTTGACCGAAGCGCTTTACTTTGAGGCGCGCGGTGAGCCTGTCGAAGGCCAATATGCCGTGGCTGAAGTAATCCTCAACCGCGTGGATCATGCCAACTTCCCCGACAGTATTTGTGGCGTAATCAACCAGGGCACCGGTCGGCAATTTGCCTGCCAGTTCACTTATACCTGCGATGGCCGCCCCGAAAACATTGGTGATGACAATGCCTGGCACCGCCTTGGTCACATCGCCCGCATCATGATCGACGGCGCACCGCGTGATCTGACATCGGGGGCCACCCACTACCACGCTGATTTTGTGAACCCGCAATGGGCCTCGCTCTATCCGATGACGGCCGATATCGGCATCCACCATTTTTACCGCCAGCAATACTGA
- a CDS encoding dihydroneopterin aldolase has product MSDEISQAFGHPSERAKATAGDVPRDRISMTDHVREVEIGAFQAERGVTQKIRFDVVVEVETRAEQAVDDVDRILSYDTIVEAIDAALHAERVNLLETLAARIADGIIEHPLAARVFVRIGKLDRGPYTLGVEIVRTPPQGRRRLRLLADAAPHPVVVFLSNAAVARPDLSNLLDRLEELDAPLILCVDTPDLPHPEAAHAMPQRRIELLAIEQGAWVLAARDPRCVVVDSRTELDWAMKQGQISVWAPSKLVLDAVEGPGAHVTEPLALTRWLAEAFEAQSLLLFGADGPQSFAADALPNLADISPSA; this is encoded by the coding sequence ATGAGCGACGAGATTTCACAAGCCTTCGGCCACCCGTCCGAACGCGCCAAGGCCACAGCCGGCGACGTCCCCCGCGACCGTATCTCCATGACCGACCATGTGCGCGAGGTCGAAATCGGGGCATTTCAGGCCGAACGCGGCGTGACGCAGAAAATCCGCTTCGATGTCGTGGTTGAAGTCGAAACCCGCGCTGAACAGGCCGTCGATGATGTCGACCGCATCCTCAGCTACGACACGATTGTGGAGGCGATTGACGCGGCACTGCACGCCGAACGCGTGAACTTGCTGGAAACCCTTGCCGCCCGCATCGCCGATGGCATCATCGAACACCCCTTGGCCGCCCGCGTCTTCGTGCGCATCGGCAAGCTCGACCGTGGCCCATATACGCTTGGCGTTGAAATCGTTCGCACTCCGCCGCAAGGCCGCCGCCGCCTCCGCCTGCTGGCCGACGCCGCCCCGCACCCGGTCGTCGTGTTCCTTTCGAACGCGGCTGTGGCCCGGCCCGATCTCTCCAACCTCCTTGACCGGCTGGAAGAACTCGACGCCCCGCTAATCCTCTGCGTCGACACGCCCGACCTGCCGCATCCTGAGGCCGCCCACGCCATGCCACAGCGCCGCATTGAGCTTCTGGCAATTGAACAAGGTGCTTGGGTTCTTGCCGCGCGCGACCCGCGCTGCGTTGTGGTCGACAGCCGGACCGAGCTCGATTGGGCCATGAAACAAGGCCAGATCAGCGTCTGGGCGCCTTCAAAACTTGTGCTCGACGCCGTCGAAGGCCCGGGCGCCCATGTCACGGAACCGCTTGCGCTGACGCGTTGGCTGGCCGAGGCGTTTGAAGCCCAATCCTTGCTCCTCTTCGGGGCCGATGGACCGCAATCGTTCGCCGCAGATGCCCTGCCAAACCTGGCCGATATCAGCCCAAGCGCATAA
- the glmM gene encoding phosphoglucosamine mutase, whose translation MTRKLFGTDGVRGQANSYPMTAEMALRIGAAAGRYFRRDGAAGHRVVIGKDTRLSGYMIENALTAGLTSTGMNVLLLGPVPTPAVGMLTPSMRADLGVMISASHNPAEDNGIKLFGPDGFKLDDTAERAIEDMALGVVEPVQATNIGRAKRIDDGRFRYLERVKSTFPSALRLDGLKVVIDCANGAAYRAAPEVLWELGAEVIPLGVEPNGLNINSGCGSTKPEAAAAKIRETGADVGICLDGDADRVILIDENGAVADGDQIMALFANRWAEDGRLKGATLAATVMSNLGLERFLADRSIRLHRTAVGDRYVVEAMRANGLNLGGEQSGHIVMTDYATTGDGLVAGLQFLAEMVRTGKPASTLTRSFEKVPQLLKNVRYGAGATPLEAPAVKQAIADAEARLDGSGRLLIRKSGTEPLIRVMAEAEDEGLMTEVVDQIVGAVEASV comes from the coding sequence ATGACACGCAAACTCTTCGGCACCGATGGGGTGCGCGGGCAGGCCAATTCCTATCCGATGACCGCCGAAATGGCGCTCAGGATCGGCGCAGCCGCCGGCCGCTATTTCCGCCGCGACGGGGCCGCTGGCCATCGTGTCGTGATCGGCAAGGATACGCGCCTGTCGGGCTACATGATCGAGAATGCGCTGACGGCGGGGCTGACCTCCACGGGCATGAACGTTCTGCTGCTCGGGCCCGTGCCGACGCCAGCCGTCGGGATGCTCACCCCCTCGATGCGCGCGGATTTGGGTGTGATGATCTCGGCCAGCCACAACCCGGCAGAGGACAATGGAATCAAGCTTTTCGGGCCCGATGGCTTCAAGCTGGACGATACGGCCGAGCGGGCGATCGAAGATATGGCCTTGGGCGTCGTTGAACCTGTTCAGGCCACCAATATCGGGCGTGCCAAGCGAATTGATGATGGCCGCTTTCGCTATCTTGAGCGTGTGAAATCCACTTTTCCCTCTGCCTTGCGTCTCGACGGTTTGAAGGTCGTGATCGATTGCGCGAATGGCGCAGCCTACCGCGCCGCGCCAGAGGTGCTTTGGGAATTGGGGGCCGAGGTTATTCCACTGGGTGTTGAGCCCAACGGCCTTAACATTAATAGCGGTTGTGGCTCCACCAAGCCCGAAGCTGCCGCTGCGAAAATACGTGAAACCGGTGCGGATGTCGGCATTTGCCTTGATGGTGATGCCGACCGGGTGATCCTTATTGATGAAAACGGGGCCGTGGCCGATGGCGATCAAATCATGGCGCTTTTTGCGAACCGTTGGGCCGAAGATGGCCGCCTGAAAGGCGCGACTTTGGCCGCTACCGTCATGTCGAACCTCGGGCTGGAACGTTTCCTCGCAGATCGGTCAATCCGCCTGCACCGCACCGCTGTAGGCGATCGTTATGTCGTTGAAGCGATGCGGGCCAATGGCCTCAATCTCGGCGGCGAGCAATCGGGTCACATCGTGATGACCGATTATGCGACGACCGGCGACGGTTTGGTGGCAGGCCTGCAATTCCTGGCTGAGATGGTGCGCACCGGCAAACCCGCCAGCACGCTGACCCGCAGTTTCGAAAAGGTGCCGCAGCTTCTCAAAAACGTCCGCTACGGGGCAGGGGCCACGCCGTTGGAGGCCCCCGCCGTCAAGCAGGCCATTGCCGATGCCGAGGCGCGGCTAGATGGATCGGGCCGTTTGCTCATCCGCAAATCCGGGACCGAGCCGCTCATCCGCGTTATGGCCGAGGCCGAGGATGAAGGGCTGATGACAGAGGTCGTTGACCAGATCGTTGGGGCGGTTGAAGCATCGGTTTGA
- the folP gene encoding dihydropteroate synthase, with product MTQYFRPIPSCDPARPNGAMSLAGGWSWFDRVEVLERDTQPDIIPASNAPDYALARMTAPRPACGPLEMSNPRLMGILNTTPDSFSDGSRFTEIDTALAHARTMLDDGADLIDIGGESTRPGAEEVAIAEEIARTAPVIEALAQQDAAFISLDTRKAAVAEAGLAAGAGALNDVSGLRFDPRLAEVAAYSGKPLILMHSIETPETMQAAAETAYSDALLDVYDGLQAAISTAVAAGVDPNRIIVDPGIGFGKTEAQNLALIARLSLFHTLGCPILLGVSRKGFIGRISGEAKADQRGAGSAAIGLWALAQGVQILRVHDIKLHRQAIDLWSAANAVQ from the coding sequence ATGACCCAATATTTTCGCCCCATCCCATCTTGTGATCCCGCTCGCCCGAATGGGGCGATGTCGCTGGCTGGCGGCTGGTCTTGGTTTGACCGGGTCGAAGTGCTCGAACGCGACACTCAGCCCGACATCATCCCGGCGTCCAATGCGCCGGACTACGCGCTGGCCCGTATGACCGCTCCACGCCCTGCTTGCGGCCCGTTGGAGATGAGCAACCCGCGCCTGATGGGCATTCTCAACACAACGCCAGACAGTTTCTCGGACGGCAGCCGCTTCACCGAGATCGACACCGCTCTGGCTCATGCCAGAACCATGCTGGACGACGGCGCAGACCTTATCGATATCGGCGGCGAATCCACCCGGCCGGGGGCGGAAGAAGTGGCCATTGCCGAAGAAATCGCTCGCACTGCGCCCGTGATCGAAGCGCTGGCCCAACAGGACGCGGCCTTCATCAGTCTCGATACCCGCAAGGCTGCTGTGGCCGAGGCTGGATTGGCCGCGGGCGCTGGTGCACTCAACGATGTCTCCGGACTTCGGTTCGATCCGCGTCTTGCAGAGGTGGCGGCCTACAGCGGTAAGCCGTTGATCCTGATGCATTCCATTGAAACACCCGAAACGATGCAGGCCGCCGCTGAAACGGCCTACTCAGATGCGTTGCTCGACGTCTATGATGGCCTGCAGGCCGCAATTTCAACGGCGGTTGCGGCGGGCGTCGACCCGAACCGCATCATCGTCGATCCCGGCATCGGCTTCGGCAAGACCGAGGCGCAGAACCTCGCGCTCATTGCACGCCTGTCCCTCTTCCACACCCTGGGCTGCCCGATCCTGTTGGGCGTGTCCCGTAAAGGCTTCATCGGACGCATCTCGGGTGAGGCAAAGGCAGACCAGCGCGGAGCCGGATCGGCAGCAATCGGCCTGTGGGCCTTGGCGCAGGGCGTTCAAATTCTGCGCGTTCATGATATAAAGTTGCACAGACAGGCAATCGACCTGTGGAGCGCCGCCAACGCGGTGCAGTAA